One part of the Panthera leo isolate Ple1 chromosome D4, P.leo_Ple1_pat1.1, whole genome shotgun sequence genome encodes these proteins:
- the LOC122204563 gene encoding LOW QUALITY PROTEIN: multifunctional methyltransferase subunit TRM112-like protein (The sequence of the model RefSeq protein was modified relative to this genomic sequence to represent the inferred CDS: inserted 2 bases in 2 codons), translating into MTVCSAAWKQDGQSTGPLGSPGQKDALSPPAERAGVGSGSNPAQFDLDFVSRMIPEVEWAALLEVATTLLLVEVPERPIQGXEHDEEFLXKMHHSLLEGDVSEGTLQSPESGRLSRNTGGIPNMLLNAEGAQTYLCQVAVFIL; encoded by the exons ATGACAGTGTGTAGCGCTGCCTGGAAGCAAGACGGGCAGAGCACTGGCCCCCTTGGTTCCCCGGGGCAGAAAGATGCTCTTTCACCACCTGCTGAGCGTGCCGGTGTTGGGA GCGGGTCGAACCCTGCGCAGTTCGACCTTGACTTCGTGTCCCGTATGATACCCGAGGTGGAGTGGGCAGCGCTCCTGGAGGTGGCCACTACCTTGCTTCTGGTTGAAGTGCCCGAAAGGCCGATTCAAG AGGAGCATGATGAAGAATTTC AGAAGATGCACCACTCGCTGCTGGAAGGGGATGTGTCAGAGGGCACTTTGCAAAGTCCCGAGAGCGGACGTCTGTCCCGCAACACCGGTGGGATCCCCAACATGCTGCTGAATGCGGAAGGCGCCCAGACTTACCTGTGCCAGGTAGCGGTTTTCATCCTGTGA